A stretch of the Xanthocytophaga agilis genome encodes the following:
- a CDS encoding NUDIX hydrolase, which produces MKKLEKWKTLRSEMVFDHRWYKVRKDEVQLPNGRILDDYYVSVRPEVVLVFPITTDNEVIMVRQYKHGAGQILLELPGGIVDTTDSSVEVAAKRELLEETGYFSEQWTKLAVIYDDPTKNTNQFHFFLAEGAYHTKEQKLDHTEDIIVEKVPLEEVMQKAVQGEICVANSLAIILLALEKIKQNKLKQ; this is translated from the coding sequence GTGAAAAAACTGGAGAAGTGGAAAACCTTGCGGTCAGAGATGGTTTTTGATCATCGCTGGTATAAAGTACGTAAAGACGAAGTACAATTGCCCAATGGGCGTATTCTGGACGATTATTATGTAAGTGTGCGTCCGGAAGTAGTGCTTGTATTCCCGATTACAACAGACAATGAAGTAATCATGGTAAGGCAATACAAGCATGGTGCAGGTCAGATACTGCTCGAATTGCCGGGAGGAATCGTAGATACTACCGATAGTTCTGTAGAGGTGGCTGCAAAGCGGGAGTTACTGGAAGAAACAGGCTATTTTAGTGAACAGTGGACTAAATTGGCTGTGATTTATGATGATCCAACCAAAAATACGAATCAGTTTCATTTCTTTCTGGCTGAGGGAGCCTATCATACCAAAGAACAGAAGCTGGATCATACAGAAGATATTATTGTAGAAAAAGTACCTTTGGAGGAAGTGATGCAGAAAGCAGTGCAGGGAGAGATCTGTGTAGCCAATTCACTGGCGATCATCCTGCTGGCACTGGAAAAAATTAAACAGAATAAACTGAAACAGTAG
- a CDS encoding L-serine ammonia-lyase, translating into MEAISVFDILKIGIGPSSSHTLGPWRAAQRCMQEVGQKMSLKEIVKVQVLLYGSLAKTGIGHGTDIAVLMGLSGADPVTVKEDAIPHIVQTIKDTSQINLLGQHSIPFSYRDDICFYHNESLPFHPNGIQFHLWLANGEEIWETYYSVGGGFIIKENEQFTGNKVELPYPVQTGKDIERYCQEFHKSISAVVWENEKVWRTREDIRSGLLNIYHVMLNCAYTGCHAEGILPGGLKVARRAGAINRKLMGDQTYQDASEWIEAIRRTSKSFECVTKWISCFALAVNEVNASLGRVVTAPTNGAAGVIPAVLLYYVCFCKDVSEEKIIQFLMVAGQIGSIFKQGATLSAAMGGCQAEIGVSSAMAAAALTECLGGSSGQALMAAEIAMEHHLGLTCDPIRGLVQIPCIERNTMGAMKAITACNIALESNPSLAKVSLDDVVKTMWQTALDMNGKYKETSEGGLAVSVNVAEC; encoded by the coding sequence ATGGAAGCAATTAGCGTATTTGATATTTTAAAAATAGGAATTGGTCCGTCCAGTTCACATACATTAGGTCCCTGGAGAGCAGCACAGCGATGTATGCAGGAAGTTGGGCAAAAGATGTCTTTAAAAGAAATTGTAAAGGTTCAGGTCTTACTCTATGGTTCACTAGCGAAGACAGGCATCGGGCATGGGACCGATATAGCTGTTTTGATGGGGTTAAGTGGAGCGGATCCAGTTACGGTAAAGGAAGACGCCATTCCTCATATTGTACAAACCATTAAAGATACCTCACAGATTAATCTATTGGGACAGCATAGTATTCCTTTCAGCTATAGGGATGATATCTGCTTCTACCATAATGAATCCCTTCCTTTCCATCCGAATGGTATACAGTTTCATCTCTGGCTGGCGAATGGAGAGGAAATATGGGAGACATATTACTCAGTAGGTGGAGGATTTATTATAAAAGAGAACGAACAGTTTACAGGTAATAAAGTAGAATTGCCTTATCCGGTGCAGACAGGCAAAGACATTGAACGATATTGCCAGGAATTTCATAAAAGCATTTCTGCTGTAGTATGGGAAAATGAGAAAGTATGGCGGACACGTGAAGACATTCGTTCAGGCTTACTGAACATTTACCATGTAATGTTAAACTGTGCCTATACGGGATGCCATGCCGAAGGAATCTTACCAGGAGGGTTAAAAGTGGCACGAAGAGCTGGTGCTATTAATCGTAAACTAATGGGCGATCAGACCTATCAGGACGCCAGTGAATGGATTGAGGCGATTCGCAGAACGTCCAAGTCATTTGAATGTGTAACCAAGTGGATCAGTTGTTTTGCACTGGCTGTCAATGAGGTAAATGCTTCGCTGGGACGTGTTGTGACTGCTCCTACCAATGGGGCTGCAGGAGTAATTCCGGCAGTTTTGCTTTACTATGTCTGTTTTTGCAAAGATGTGAGTGAAGAGAAAATTATTCAGTTTCTTATGGTAGCAGGGCAGATCGGAAGCATTTTTAAGCAAGGTGCTACCTTATCAGCTGCAATGGGTGGCTGTCAGGCGGAGATTGGCGTTTCATCAGCTATGGCGGCAGCAGCTTTAACCGAATGTCTGGGAGGAAGTTCCGGACAAGCTTTGATGGCTGCTGAAATTGCCATGGAGCACCATCTGGGCCTTACCTGCGATCCTATTCGTGGACTAGTTCAGATCCCCTGTATTGAACGAAATACAATGGGAGCCATGAAGGCTATTACTGCTTGCAATATTGCACTGGAAAGCAATCCTTCTCTAGCCAAAGTTTCTCTGGACGATGTAGTAAAAACTATGTGGCAAACAGCCCTAGATATGAATGGTAAATACAAAGAAACCTCAGAAGGTGGCCTGGCTGTTTCAGTCAATGTTGCTGAGTGTTAG